The Niallia circulans nucleotide sequence ATAGGTCCTGCAGTATCTGGAATCCTCCATAACCTCCGCCTAATATTACTAGTTTCTTCATGTAAACACACCTTACCTTGTCAGCAAATTTAGATACATAATCAAAACATATAAAGTAAATCAAGCAATCTACTTAATTGTATCTGTTTCTGATATTTTCCGCAATTCCACTTTGGGAATAGTGTATTCCATATATACTAGATTTTTCATTACTGTTTGCTTTCATATCAACGTATATTACTTACCTGGCTTTTTACCCTCTTTTTCATACATATAAGCCTGGAAACGTCCTTCCTCGCCAATTCCAGTATCGATAAAATAATTAACATACAGTTACATGAAGATAAGAATTTTTCACAAAAAAAAAACACTACGAATCTAGTAAAATGAACAAAAGTATAATTGCATTCCTTAAACAATGATTTTACAAAAAAAAGAGTATTCTAGAATACTCTTTAACAATTCATGGGTAATATTAAAAATATTAGAACTTCTGAATAGTTTCAATAAGACTCTTCTTATTTATAAAAGGTTTAATATAATCTACAATCATTCTTATTTCTGACTTATTTAAGTAACTTTTGTTATCTCTTAAAATTACTACGTAGCATCTTAATATATTATCAATAAAAAATGAACTTTTTATTGAATATTCTATTTTAGAAATATAGCTAATAATTTCTTCGTATAATTGTGCTTTAGTGTCACCATAAGTAAATCCAATTTTGGAATTAACATATCTATAATCAATACCTTCACTTCTTTTAATAATTACAGCAAGGCCTGCAAATAAATGCTTAAAATCTTCATTTTTAAAGACTATGGAGTCGTTAAATGTGTTATAAAAAACCTGCAAATCATTTAATACATTTAATAACTGATGATGTTTATTAATATTACCTAAGTCAAAGGATGAATTTATTTTTCCCGAAGTTATAAAATCTTCGATTTTAAAGTCATTTAAGAAGTTTTTATACTGCTTTTCATTGGTTCGCTTAGATGAAAATAACTTATTATTTTTACCATTACTGATATAAATAACCCAGGGAATAAATTCTGTTGATAACCATTCGTAAACAGTAAGAGCATCCCATATTTGTCTCTCATTAATACTATCCAAAGTATTTTTATAACTTAATAAATTCTGCGGCTTCCATACGATCCAAAGATACTGATCTGGTCTAATAAAATCATACATAAAATTATCGTCTTGCTCAGGTTCTAAAAGTGCATGATATCCTGCATCATACCGATTTGTTTCCTCTTTACTATATATTTTAATAAAAAATCTATTTTTATCAAAAATATGCCAATCTGTATTGCCATTATCATAATCATACTCGTCTACAAAATCAATCATAAGGTTCCAAAGATTTCTGTTGATTTTCATTAACCGATAGTTGGAGGAAAATGGTGATCTATTAAAATAAAATGTTCCAATTTTCCGGTCGATTTCTTGATATAACTTTAAATAACAATCTGAAAAGTTGTCAATTAACTTACACAGTTGCTTAAGTTCAGAAAGAGTAACAGGAAACCTATTACTCCCCAATTGGATATAATAAACGTCCTTTTCTGAAATGTGATTTCCAACAATAAAGTATCTTAATTCATCTACTGGATCGGTATACAACCCTTGAAATAACTCTTTCATTATTTGTCTATGATCCATTGTAATCATACATTCTCTTATCTTTAAACTACGAAAGGTTATGAGGCAAGACCCTTCTCTTTCAGGATAACTTGGAAGTAAGGCCTCTATTTTTATTCTATCAGTGCTCTGCAAGTAATTTCTACCGTTAATAATCTTCTGATTTTCAAAAAAACTATTATCTTCAGAAACAAAGTCATAAACTTGTTCTTTCTTTAAATCATCTGATAAAAGAACATACGATCTTACTTCTTCTATACTTTTACTTATTTTCTTTTTTTGTTTAAAATTCTTAATTTCGTTCATAATTATTGGTGCTTTCTTTTTAGCTTTTTCTAATAGCGTTAAAGCTAAAGTTTTATCTAATAACTCATTTCCTTTTTCTCTATTCACCCTGAATTTAGCAGGTACTAGGTTATAAATACTATCAAATTCAAAATTATTATAATCTAAATCCAACATTTTTAAATAATTTTCAAGTTTTAGCTTATCTTTATTTAAATCTTGAGGAATAATGTGGTCTATTGTAAGAGTTTCAAAATTTAATGGTTGTCCAGTATAAACACATTTTTCATTATAAGCTTTTAGTATTGAACTTCTAAAAGCAATATCATTTAATCTAACTTTCATCGCAGCAATATCCTTTTTTATTATTTTTAGAATCAGATGAGTTAATTTTAATTATAACTCTTAATTTTTTGCAACTAAAATTATACACACATTTCGAACAATACAATATAAGTAATAATTAATTAATCAATAAACAAAAAAGAGCGCCGAGTTTCCTCAACGCTCTTCCACCATATTAAGCCTTCTTCTCCCCAGGCTTAGATCCTTTAATAAAGAAAGCCAACACGAAAGCAACTACTGTCAGGTAAGTGGCAACCATAAATGCATCATTGATTCCCATTACTGTTCCTTCCTTCGCTGCTTGTGCAATGCCTAGTTTATCTGTTTTCAGGATGTTATGCAGCTTCATCCAGTCTTCAGCATGGTTTGCACCTTGGTTTGTCATGATTGATACGAAGAAGGCCATGCCGATTGCTCCGGCTACCATTCTGAATGTATTAACCATAGCTGTACCGTATTTATTTAATTTCAGGCCTAAATCATTAAGTCCTGCCGTAAAGATCGGCATCATGATAAGTGACATACCTAACATTCTGATTGTATATATCCATAAAATGTAGGAATAGCTTGTATTAACTTCTAATCTTGTTAATGCATATGTTGTTACCATTGTGATTGCCAAACCGATAACTGCCAGCCATCTCGCACCATATTTATCGAACAGCTTTCCTGTAATCGGAGACATGATACCCATCACGATTCCGCCAGGCAGCAGCATGAATCCTGCTTCTAATGCACTAAAACCGTGAATGTTTTGCATATAGATTGGCATAAGTATCATGCCAGAGAACATCGACATTGTTACAGCAACATTGATAATTGTTGTTAATGTAAAGAGCTTGTACTTGAAGATTCTAAACTCCAATATTGGGTGTTTAACAACAAATTGACGCCATACGAACAGAATTAGACTGACTCCACCAACGATAAACATCGTTACGACTTCTGTTGATGACCAGCCTTTTGAGCCAGCTGTTGAAAAGGCATAAAGAATTCCGCCAAATCCAATCGTTGATAAAATAACTCCTAATGTATCAAGCTTCGGTCTGCTTGTTTGTGTGACATTTTTCACGAAGAAGATTGCGAGAATAAAGTCAATGAGAGCAATTGGGGCAATAATATAGAAAATAACACGCCAATTGTAGGATTCAATAATCCAGCCAGCCCATGTTGGACCGATTGCAGGAGCGAAGTTCATTGCCACGCCGAATATCCCCATGGCGAATCCGCGTCTGTTTAGTGGGAAAATAGTGAAAATCACATTTGTAATCAATGGGAATAGAATTCCTGCACCGATTGCTTGTACGACCCGTCCAACGAGCATAATCGGGAATGTGCCAGCCATTGCACAAATTAACGTACCAATCGCAAATACGCCGATTGAAAATAAAAATAATTGCCTTGTCGTAAATCTCTCCATCAGGAAGGCCGTAACCGGAATAACAATCCCATTCGTTAATAGGAATATTGTACTTAACCAGTTCGCTTTCACTGCATCAATGTGGAAATGTGCCATGATGTCCGGCAATGCGACATTTATAACAGTCTGATTTAAAAACGCAACAAAAGCCCCTGCAAGTAAAACAGCAAAAATTGGTGTTGTACTAATAGGTTTTGTCGCAGATTTAGCCATAGTATTCAATTGTATTTCTCCTTTATAATTTCATTTATAAGTCAACTGGAACGACATAATAGTCAAATTCTAATATGCTCATAAAGAGAAATACTATACTAGTAGAATTAAAATTAGATTAAAATTTCTTAAAAACTTTGTGAGTCAGCTTATAATTAGTAAAATTAATTCCTACGCAGAATATTTCAGTTAATTACTTTCAAGTTATAAGAAAAACTTCTTCAGGAAATGAGATATCTTGATGAAAATATCCAGCTAGTAATTGAAAAACTGGGTTCTCCATTTTTATAGAAGATAACATAAAAAAACACTCTCTTGTTACATGTATAAATTTTCAGCCTATGAGTTATACTTTCATTTTTAACATTAAAATAATGTTTACATTTCTGCTGATGGGTTAAAATCTATAGTTACATTTTTTAATCCTACTATCACTTTATTAATTCTTTTCATTAGATCATCCATTTCATCTGTACTTAATTCACCTTCATAGTCACTTGGATTAAACAAGCTTAACCTTCTTGTTATTCCTGCAATAATGCCGACAAAGACAGCTTCATTTTTAATTGCAATTTCTCCTATTACAGTATCGACAATAACATCTTCCATTTTCCCCATTCTATCAAACTCTTCAGATAATCTTGCTATCGCATATCTATGACCTCTATCTTCGTCTAGTAATTCCTCATATACTTCTTGAACCGCCTCAATTAATTCATTATACTCCCAATTTTCCACTAATTTTTTCCTCCGACATAAAAATAAATAAGGTATCCACTGCCAAATCAATAAGGATTATTAAAACCTTAGTATTTAATATTTAGAACCAATGCTATTGCCACTGTACTACAAAATCACATTTCTCAAATGTATTTTTG carries:
- a CDS encoding HNH endonuclease domain-containing protein, with amino-acid sequence MKVRLNDIAFRSSILKAYNEKCVYTGQPLNFETLTIDHIIPQDLNKDKLKLENYLKMLDLDYNNFEFDSIYNLVPAKFRVNREKGNELLDKTLALTLLEKAKKKAPIIMNEIKNFKQKKKISKSIEEVRSYVLLSDDLKKEQVYDFVSEDNSFFENQKIINGRNYLQSTDRIKIEALLPSYPEREGSCLITFRSLKIRECMITMDHRQIMKELFQGLYTDPVDELRYFIVGNHISEKDVYYIQLGSNRFPVTLSELKQLCKLIDNFSDCYLKLYQEIDRKIGTFYFNRSPFSSNYRLMKINRNLWNLMIDFVDEYDYDNGNTDWHIFDKNRFFIKIYSKEETNRYDAGYHALLEPEQDDNFMYDFIRPDQYLWIVWKPQNLLSYKNTLDSINERQIWDALTVYEWLSTEFIPWVIYISNGKNNKLFSSKRTNEKQYKNFLNDFKIEDFITSGKINSSFDLGNINKHHQLLNVLNDLQVFYNTFNDSIVFKNEDFKHLFAGLAVIIKRSEGIDYRYVNSKIGFTYGDTKAQLYEEIISYISKIEYSIKSSFFIDNILRCYVVILRDNKSYLNKSEIRMIVDYIKPFINKKSLIETIQKF
- a CDS encoding DHA2 family efflux MFS transporter permease subunit, giving the protein MAKSATKPISTTPIFAVLLAGAFVAFLNQTVINVALPDIMAHFHIDAVKANWLSTIFLLTNGIVIPVTAFLMERFTTRQLFLFSIGVFAIGTLICAMAGTFPIMLVGRVVQAIGAGILFPLITNVIFTIFPLNRRGFAMGIFGVAMNFAPAIGPTWAGWIIESYNWRVIFYIIAPIALIDFILAIFFVKNVTQTSRPKLDTLGVILSTIGFGGILYAFSTAGSKGWSSTEVVTMFIVGGVSLILFVWRQFVVKHPILEFRIFKYKLFTLTTIINVAVTMSMFSGMILMPIYMQNIHGFSALEAGFMLLPGGIVMGIMSPITGKLFDKYGARWLAVIGLAITMVTTYALTRLEVNTSYSYILWIYTIRMLGMSLIMMPIFTAGLNDLGLKLNKYGTAMVNTFRMVAGAIGMAFFVSIMTNQGANHAEDWMKLHNILKTDKLGIAQAAKEGTVMGINDAFMVATYLTVVAFVLAFFIKGSKPGEKKA
- a CDS encoding Imm3 family immunity protein, yielding MENWEYNELIEAVQEVYEELLDEDRGHRYAIARLSEEFDRMGKMEDVIVDTVIGEIAIKNEAVFVGIIAGITRRLSLFNPSDYEGELSTDEMDDLMKRINKVIVGLKNVTIDFNPSAEM